The Marivirga tractuosa DSM 4126 genome contains the following window.
AGTAGCTCTAAATTCAATTTTACCTTTTTCTGGAATGGTGACTATAAAATCATATGTTTCAGCAATCCCGATAAATGTTTTATTATGTTTAACCGGTACCACATTCAATCCATCTGCAGCTACCAAAAGCGGGGCTTTACCTCCAAAAGTCATCCAGTATTGGGAAGAAGCCGAACCATTGATGATGCGCAATCTTACCTTCTCACCCGGTTCAAATTGAGGATACTCTTGTGCTTGTTCTCCATTGGTCAGGAATGCTGGATAATAAATATCTGCTATATCAGCACTTTCCATTCGTTGTCTCCAAAAATTTAACTGCGCACCAAAGGCTCCCCGTGCTATGACCCGATTGAGTGGTGTTGCAGTTCCTTTTTTAATGTTGTACCACTCATTTCCACGCTTGAGGTTTCTCAGGACATTCATTGGCTTTTGATTGGTCCAGTCAGAAAGCACCATGACAAGTTCTTTATCATATTCTAAAGTTTCACCTTCTTTAGGGTCAATGACAATGGAACCGTACACTCCGCTTTGTTCTTGCAGCATGGTGTGTGAGTGATACCAGTAAGTACCAGACTGTATCAAGGGAAACTCATACTTTTGTGTTTCTCCAGGGTGTATAGGCGGTGTCGTTAAATAAGGAACTCCGTCATAAAAATTAGGGAGCAATAAACCATGCCAGTGAACAGAGGTTTCTTCCTCCATTTCATTTTTCACGTATATTATGGCATAGTCCCCCTCCTTAAACCTCATGGTAGGTCCTGGAATGTCTCCATTCACAGTCATGCCCACAACTTCTTTACCAGCTTTATTAACTGTTTCCTGTCTTATGGTAAGGTTGTAGACAGTGGTGTCTATTTGCGCTGACGCAGTAAAACCAGTTAGAATAAATAAAATAATTATAGTTAAGCTATTTTTTATTTGCATAAGTCTAGTTTTCTATGTTGCTATTTAGTTGTTGCTCCAAGATTACGTGAATTTTTAACGTTTGAAAGCTTGATATGGGCAATCTAAAGATAGATTTTATGTATAATATTGTGTTTAATATGTATAAACTTCATACCCAATTGCAAAATCTAAACTAGAGGCCATCAAGAAAAGTCCTATCTGTCCCCGATTTCTTTTTATAATCTGATATTGAAAAGCCAGTGACGTTCTTGAATTGGTTAGATAAATAGTGGACACTGCTATATCCCAAATTCACGGCTATTTCAGAGACGTTGAGCTCATTATAATCCAATAGTTCCTTGACCTTCTCCACACGTAAATTGATGTAATATTTTTCCAATGTATCACCTGTTTGCTTTGAAAATACCTTACTTAAATAATTATAGTTCCTCCCGATTTGGAGGGAAATATATTCGGACAGTTTTTTAGCCCCTTTACCTTTTGAATGTACATGCTTTAGGTAATCCAATATAACTATCTTAATCTGCTCTGTCAATATGCCTTCCGGGTCATGAATAAGCTCAAAACCAAACTTTTTCATTTGCAAATCAATCTGCTCAAGAGTGAGGGTAGCTGGTATTATTACATCGGCATATCCCAACTTAACATCCCTTACCTTGGCACCTAAGGTTTTCAACTCATTTTCAACGACCATAATGCACCTTGGGCACACCATGTTTTTTATGTGGAGCTTAGTTTTCATCCTTTTTCAAGTAAGCCTCCATATTATTTTTAGAAATGAAGTAAAGAACTTCCTTGCCTTGACCTGGCTTCAGCGTAATAAATGCCACTGCTTTATCTACTTTTTCTCCTGAATAGGGATCTGTAGTGTACCGAACGTTACCGGTATTTTCGAGAATCTTGCTTACACACATCTGGCAGCATCCATAGTAAGTTTTGCCATCCGCTTCAACTGGAATTTGCTCTATCCCCATGAATGCGTCATTGACCATACATACCAGTTCATTAGGGATTTGTTCCTCTTCGCTAATATCGACCGGTATTTGACTAAAGTTAAATGAAAACGACCGAAAGAGGGCAGCAATAATTATCGCACCAAATATTGACAGGATTAATATCGATTGCCTATCCATTTTGGTTTTTATCCTGTTCGATTCTCTTTTCTTATTCATGCCTCAACATTTCAGTTCTGTGATAAGGGTACCAGCCAGATTTCACCACCAACCTCTAACTGGGACCACTTGGTCAGGAACTATTACTTCCTAATGTGTGCTAGTTTCATGATCATCCATTAGATCATCCATTGATTGGTGATCGTCATCATGGTGCCCATCTCCCTGATCGTGGCCATTCATCGCATTGGAGCCCATGTGCATGCCGTCTGCATCATGATGATGGTCGTCATGGTCGTTGGAGTGAGAATAATCCTCATGATGTTCTTCAAACAACCCCTCATAATGGTGAAAAACTGAATCATGGAAGTGAATTCCATCAAAATCACCTTGTTGAATAGATCCTTTTAATTCCAAATTTGCATCACTTGCCCTTGTATAAGCTTCTCTGAAACCTTCGAGTGCCACGATGTCATCTTCGGACAGCTTGTTTTGCATGTCATCATCATTGCAGGAATAAAGGCTAATCGATAGTCCCATTACTGCTGTTAATATGATCTTAGTAGTTTTCATAATATTGTATTTTAATTGATTGTTTCTTTTACACTTCCGCACTTCAGCATTTTGTCACCGAAGTAGGGGTTTTTGATTTCCTTTTCGCTTGATAGCCAGTAAGCACCAGTATTTTCATTTGCCATCGGGCAATATTCCAAGTATATTTCACCCATAGAAAGTTCACCACCTTTCACTAAAGTGGACATTTCATTACTCAATGAAGCAAAAGCTTTGCGCTGGCCATCTAAAGTAGCAGCTGAAACCACATTTGCCGCCTCCGCCTTAGCTTCCTGCCCGGAATCTACCGAGACTAAAGATGCTTCTAGTTTGGTTGCAGCCTTTCTTACCTCATTCATCTGTGAGGCAACCAGGGCTTCTTTCAGATGGATATAATGACCGTAAGCAATGCCCAAATCTTTGTCCTTGAACATAGGTTCCATTTTTTGACCCATTCCCTTTTGGTCATCATGATTGCCATGATCGTGCTGTGCAAATGCTCCATAGCTTACTAAGGCCATTGCCATTACTACGATTGTTTTTTTACTCATTACGTTTTTCATTTCATTAACTTTTAAAGGTTTAACATTTAAACAGGGGCTATCCCAGTCATCAGAAGGACTACTGTACCCCAGACGATTCGTCCAGCCCATATTCTTAATTTTGAAGGGGCTTTTTCATTCCCTCTTTTACAGCATTCTTTCATTTTATTTGATATTTTCCTGTACCTCTCCGCAAGTGAGCATAGATTCTCCGAAGTAGGGATTGCGGATTTCCTCTTCGGTACTCAACCAATTTGCTCCCTTATTATCATCTGCCATAGGGCAAAACTGAACGTACAGTGTCTGATCCATGGGTTTAAAGGCTTTGGTCATGGCAATCATTCCTTCAGATACCTGCTGAAATGTAGTGCGTAGTTCGGCTATCGTTTTAAGGTGCTGAACATGTTGCAGTGCATTTTTCAGGTCGCTGCTATGACTCATCCAAGCATTGTGTGACTCACCGGTAAAAGCAGCCATATTCACCTTATCCAGTGTTGTTTTGAGATCAGAAGCGGCTTTTTGAGCCTGATCAAATTCATCAGCCGTTAAGGCATCCTTAAATTTGAGGTATTCAGTATAAAGGGGCCGCAATGCTTCTTTCGCCTTCTGACTAATTGACACTGGCTTAGTCTCTTTTTTATTGACCTGGCCTGACGAAGCTGGCGTATCCATACCCCCGTGGTTATGCCCTGTCATTGCCGGGCCTCCTTCCGGATTCATCATGCTTGGCTTACCAGCCAACTGTGCTGCCGCATCAATGCTGAAGGTGCCATTGACTGCTATCTCTTCACCTTCTTCAAGGCCACTCTCCACAATAAAGCTGTCACCTAAACCCGGCCCAAGCGTCACATCACGCATCATGAAACTTACTCCACTACTAGTGGTATTTTTTACATAAACTACCGAACGCTTGCCTGTCCACATAACAGCAGTTTTGGGAACCACTATGTTATTTGACTTTTTCGGCAATGTAGCTTCTACCGTACCGGATGCAAACATTTCAGGTTTTAGCTGATTGTCTTTGTTGGGCACTTCTACCCTTGCTTTTGCTACTCTTGTCTTAGGATCAATAACAGGATCCAGGAAGGTTATCTTACCTTCAAATGTCTCTCCCGGTAGAGAGGCCACTGTAAAGTTTACCTTATCACCTTTTTTGATCCAGGGCATATCCGATTCATAAACATCAAACAATACCCATACCTTTGAAAGGTCTGCAATCTCATAAATAGCCTCTCCCTTTCGGATGTAATCACCCAGATTTACCATTTTCTCAGTTACATAGCCCGAAACATCAGCTTGAACAGCAAATTCCTCTTTCGGTGTCCCCACTTTGAGAATTTGCTCTACCTGACTGTCGGAAAGTTTCCAATTTTTGAGCTTTTCTTTGGCGGAATTAAACAATTGCGGCTGTGTATCTTTAATTTTTTGTGCTTCAAATAATTCCTCCTGTGCAGTAACCAAATCTGGAGAGTATATATAAGCAATGGCCTGCCCTTTCCTTACGAACTCACCTGTGAAATTGACCATCAGCTTTTCTATCCTGCCCGGTATATGGGAAGACTGAGAAAAAACCAGTCGCTCATCTTCCTGTACCTTTCCGTTCAGTCTAACCGACTTAACCGGATCCATGGTTCCTACAGCGGCAGTTCTAATATCAGCCAGTTGCATGGCCGTTGGAGACATACTAACAGCCATCGGGTCTAGCTCCTCACCATCATCATTATCCAATGGGATCAAATCCATACCACAAATAGGGCAGTCTCCGGGTTCACCCTGACGGATCTGAGGATGCATGGAGCAGGTCCACACGGTCTCTCCGGCTATTTCTGTAGTGTGCTGGTGCTCATCATCCATTTTACTTTCGGATGATGAACCACCAAAAATCAACCAACCCAGCAATAAACCTATTGCCAGCGTTGACAGTGCTATGATTATTATTTTTTTATTTGTGTTCATCTTAATATGTTTTTGCAGTTAAGTAATTGAGTTTGGCCAGGGCAATTTGGTACTGCGTTGCGGCCGTTGCCTTCATCTTTTCATATTTTAAGAGCTGCTGTTGCATACGCAGTACCTCTTCAAATTCATTTCCTGAATTACTGTAAGCCGTAAATAATAGATTTAAAGCCTGATTGGATTCCTGAATTTGTTGATCGTATAGCTCAATCAATTCTTGCTGTTGTTGAATTTCAAACCAGGCCATTTCGTAGTTTGACGTTAGGGTATTGGCAAAGTCCTTTTTTTGGAGTGAATAGCTTTCCTGCATGAGCTGTGCTTCTTTAACAGCGGCTTTATATTTACTCCTGAAAATGGGAATGCTGACAGAAACCATAGGCATTAGAATGTCCTGACCATTGTCGGGAAGTTCCACTTCAGGTCTGTTTCCCACAATAGCATAATCCAATCCTACACCAAATTTTGGAAGCCCTTGTTTGTAAGCGACCTCCTCACTTGCCTCACTGGAGGCTATTTTTAAGTCCAGTTCTTCCAGTACAGGGTTGTTCGTAAGCAAAGAGTCCTTTCTGAAATTATCAGGCAAGGCTTGAGCAACGAGTGAATCCTCTACGGTTACCAATGCGTCCTCCTCTCTGTTGAGTAGTTTATTAAACCGGGTCAGCAGAGGAGCTTCCTTATCGTTCAGAATGGAAAGGTTTGTAGTGGCGTCTTTCAACATAATATCCACACGCAAGAAGTCAACCATCGTACCCACTCCATTTTCAAACTTTTTGTTGGTAATGGTTTTATAAGACTCCAGTATTTCAATATTCTCCCGCTCAATCTCTTTCCATTGATTAAGTTCATAAAGCGGATAATAGGCCGCTGCCACTTGGTAATACAACCTATTCCGAGCGTCTAAGAAGGCTTGATATTTTGCTTCCGCCATTAAAGCTGCGGCATTTCCCTGTGCCCGTAGCGTCCCAAACCAGGGGAACATCTGCGTTAGGGAAAACCTTGCCTTTTGTGGTCCTACCCTCGTTTCCACCGGTGAAATGAAATAACCAAAAGAGAAATTAGGGTCCGGTAAAGTATTTACCTGCTCCACCTTCTGTATGGCCGCTTCAAATTCCCGATATTTCGCCTGTAATCCCGGATTGTTTTCCGCTGCTATTTTAAAATAGTCATCCAGGACCTGCGCCTGACTTACGCTGGTTCCGAGAAAAACAAGTATTACAATATTTACAATAATCTTCATGGTTGTGTCTTTTTAAATTTTCTTTCTTCCCTCATAGCGTATAAAACCGGCACGATGAAGAAGGTGACAGCTGCGAAGAACATACCTCCGAATGCTGGAATAGCCATTGGGATCATGATGTCTGCTCCGCGACCCGTTGAGGTAAGTATAGGCAGCAAGGCAATGATGGTGGTGGCGGAGGTCATCACGGCAGGTTTTATTCTTCGTTGACCAGCTTCCACTGTTGCCGCTCTTATTCCTTTCAGACTGTCTGTTTTATTACGATTAAAACTTTGATCTAAATAAGTAGCCATTAATACCCCATCATCAGTGGCTATACCAAACAAGGCAATAAACCCGACCCAAACAGCCACGCTCAAATTGATAGTATGTATTTGGAACAAGTCTCGGAAATTCGTACCGAAAAGGGAGAAGTCCGCAAACCAGGTCTGGCCATACAACCATAGCATGATAAAGCCTCCACTAAATGCCATGGCAATACCAGTAAACACCATTAATGAAGTCGCTACAGACTTGAATTGGAAGTAAAGGATGAGGAAGACGATACCCAATACCAACGGAACAATGATTGAAAGCCTCTTTTCAGCCCTTACCTGATTTTCATAGCTTCCTGAGAACTTGTAGCTGACCCCGGCAGGAACGACTAAATCACCTGTATCTATTCTTTCCTGAATAGCTGCCTGGGCATCATTCACCACTCCAACTTCCGAGTATCCGTCCCTTTTGTCAAATAGTACATAACCCACCAAAAAGGTTTCCTCACTTTTGATCGCCTGTGGTCCCCTCACATACTCAAAGTCCACCACCTGGCTGATCGGTATTTGTGCTCCTGTAGGTGTAGGCAAAAGGATCTTACCCAATGCTTCAGGATCGTCCCTGAGTTCGCGTGGATAACGTACCCTCACTGGAAAACGCTCCCTTCCTTCCACAGTTGAAGTAATTTTCATTCCTCCAATGGCTGTTTCAATGGTCTGCTGTACATCTTCCACATTAAGCCCATAGCGTGAAATCTCATCCCTGTTGATGTTAAGATGAAGATAGGGCTTACCTACAATTCTGTCGGCAAACACGGCTTCCGCTTTTACCGAAGGAACATTTTTAAGCACTTCCTCCAGTTGCAGCCCAAAGTCTTCTATCGTTTTCAGATCCGGACCATATACTTTGATACCCATGGGGGCTCGCATACCTGTTTGTAGCATCACCAAGCGGGTTTCAATAGGCTGCAGCTTAGGTGCTGAAGTTACTCCCGGTATTTTGGTGACCTTAACAATTTCATTCCAGATATCATCTGGAGATTCAATTTGCGGCCGCCAGTTGCGGAAATAATTCCCGTTATCATCAGGGATGAGTTCCTCCAAAACAACACCTCGGTTAATGGCTTCTTCATTAGAAAGGCTATCACCGCTATTGAGTATGAAGCGATCTTCCTTATCAACTTTGAACCTTATTCGGTGCCCTTTTTCACTGAGCATGTACTCCGGTTTATAGTTGATGACATTTTCGTACATGGAAATAGGTGCCGGATCAAGGGCAGATTCTACCCGTCCTAATTTGCCTACCGTTAATTCTACTTCCGGGATGTTGGTCAGGAGCATATCCAACTGACCAACTACTTTACGGTTGAACTCAATACCGGAATGTGGCATGGAGGTGGGCATGAGCAAGAAACTTCCTTCGTCCAGAGAAGGCATAAATTCTTTTCCTACACCCGGGAAAGTATGGGTCAAGCCTGACCAAACTGTAGTTGTCCGGACATCCCAGCCGAGATTGTCCAATGCTTTAGGAATAAACCCGAAAATGGTATTAAAACCCAACCAAACATTAGCGCCAAGCAAAATCAAGAAAGTAGGTATCAATAAAAAAGTTATTTTATTATCCAGGCACCATTTTAATATAGATTTGTAGTAATATTCTAAAAGCGTGAACGACCCCAGGATAAATCCTACCAATAAGGTCACAAAAACAAAGTTGAGTAACAGAGACTTTGAGGCTCCTAGCGGTAGCCAGTATTTAGCTAAAAGCCAGGTTACGCCAATTAGTACAATGATCAGCTCGGCATAATTGAAGAGAAATAATACAGGCCTGGAAAAGCGTTCCTTTTTAGCGTCAAAGATATTCTTTACAATTGCGATTGCACCAAACAGTACCAGCAGTACACCACCCCATATCTGAGCGGTAAAGAGCCCTATAATTCCAAATAATACTAATGCATAACCACCATATTTCTTAAGAAACCTATTATTGATTTTGAACCCAAAGAACCAATGTGCCAAGGTAGGCATGATCAATAGACTCACCAACAGCGCAGCTACCAAAGCGAAGGTCTTTGTGAATGCCAAAGGCCCAAATAACTTTCCTTCGGCAGCTTGCATGGTAAAGACCGGAATGAAGCTGACAATTGTGGTAGAAACAGCGGTGAGAATAGCGGTACCCACTTCTGAAGCTCCATTATAAATGGTATCTATCAGTTTTTGACCGGGAGGAGCTTCATCTATATGTTTAATAATGTTTTCAGAAAGTATAACTCCCAAATCCACCATCGTACCAATGGCAATGGCAATACCTGAAAGTGCAACTATGTTGGCATCAACACCAAAATAGCGCATGGCTATAAATACCATCAATACCGCAATCGGCAGGATACTTGAAATGAGAAATGAAGCCCTGAGATTATACACCATCACGATCACTACCAAAATGGTAATGAGCACTTGAAGCGAAATGGCTTCTTCCAGGGTTCCCAATGTTTCATAAATAAGCTCGGAGCGGTCATAAAACGGAACGATAGTCAACTGGCTTTCCCTTCCATCTGCCAACGTTTTTTTAGGCAGTCCCGGGGCTATTTCTTTGATCTTATCCTTGACGTTGTTAATGACCTGCAAGGGATTGGCACCATAGCGGGCCACCACTACGCCACCTACCACTTCAGCACCATCTTTATCCAGCAGGCCTCTACGGGTGGATGGCCCCAGGGTAACTACACCTATGTCTTTAATACGGATGGGAACATTTTCCTGAACGGCAACTACGGCCTTTTCAATGTCTTCTACTTTTTTGATGTAACCCAAACCACGCACCAGGTATTCTGCCTTGTTTATTTCAATGGTTTTAGCCCCCACGTCTTTGTTTGATTTCTGTACCGCCTGCATTACTCTATGCAATGGGATATCATAGGCTTTTAGAGCATCAGGGTTAACATCAATCTGATATTCCTGTACAAAGCCACCAATAGAAGCCACTTCCGAAACGCCTTCTGTTGCGTTTAATCCATATTTGACGTAGAAGTCTTGTACGGTACGGATTTCGTGGAGATCCCATCCTCCGGTAGGGTTTCCATCCTTATCTCTGCCCTCAATGGTATACCAATACACCTGGCCCAGTGCAGTGGCATCAGGCCCGAGTGCAGGCTGGACCCCTTCCGGTAATAAGCCGGAAGGCAAGGAACTTAGTTTCTCAAGGATACGGGAACGTGACCAGTAAAACTCTACATCTTCACTGAAAATAATGAAGATACTGGAAAAGCCAAATATAGAAGAACTCCGTATAGATTTTACGCCCGGAATACCTAATAAATAGGTAGTCAGCGGATAGGAAATTTGGTCTTCTATGTCTTGTGGTGATCGGCCCTGCCACTGGGTAAAGACAATCTGTTGGTTTTCTCCTATATCCGGAATAGCATCTACCGGAACGGGATCAGAAGGTAATGCGCCTATCTGCCAACCGAAAGGGGCGGTCACAATGCCCCAGGCAATGAAGCCAATTAAGATGAGAACGGTAACTAATTTATTCTCAAGAAAGTATTTAATAATTTTATTTAGCATATTCTTAATATTCAAATTTGAACGGATTTACAAGGCATATTAATCAGGCATATCAATAATGCCTAAGGGCTTAACGAACTAAGCCTTGACTGCAATCAAGTGAATGGAATGCTTAAATAAGGAACGACTGAACGAGCACAGGTATATCACGTTCAATCAGCGGGGGAGCATAATTTGTAAACTCTGCTTTATGCTTCGTAGAAAGAAATGACCTGCCTGTAAAAGTAACGACAAAAGTAGAGATGAATTCTAAGTTCAAAGAACTACCAAATACTTGATGCTGAAATTCATCTGCCATCTCAAGAGATTGATACTCATTTTCACAGCAAGGTTTTTTCTTGATTTGCTTTTCTTCGGAAGAACCGTTTTCACAAATCTTATCCATATCGGACATTCCACAATTTAATTCGGCATGACCGAGAACAAATTGCGATTCCACGGCCGATCCTCCACAATAGTGAGTAGCTACTGCCAGACCGGAATTACCGATAAGCAAGATAAATAGTAGCGTTATGGAGATTGTTTTTTTCAAAAAGTTGATTTTCGTCCTGTTAATAGTTTCTGAAACGTAAAATTAAGAATAAATGATTCCAGATTCTGTTTAATATCATGTTTTAAATGTATGAAATTTCGCTCCGACATACCTTCCTCTCAAAGGTAATACCGCTATTTAAGCAATTCATTCAACTGACACTTTTACTATAATTTTTGCAATTAACCACCTTTAATCGGTCTTTCCGTTACCTGATGACTTGCGTGAATTATTCTCAAACCTTTCATTATACCATTGATCTAGTAGATCGGCTTTCTCATCAGAAAGAGATTTCAAGGCTTTTTCATACTCCTTCGTTAAAAGTGTTTTATCAAAACTCACTTTTTTAAGAATATCTTTACAGTATTCAAGCTTGTCCATTTTGTAAATCAGTATTCAGAAAAGTGCCGGAAATAGTATCCGGCACATCTTCCCCTGTTTAAAAGCTAATTACTGCCTCAATGTTGATACCATCAAATTCGCCCCCATTATATTTGGTGCCTGTCCAGCCTTCACCTTCATACTTTTGATTTACATATTCCAGTTTGGCCATTACGTTTTTGGTCATATACCAGCCACCTCCTATATTCAGCCGATTTATTTCTTGCGTTAAAGCACTTTCTACCATTTCTCCGGAAACAGTGTTGTATCGTCCTCCCAGATAAAACTGTTCCGTACTTCCAAAACGATAAAGAAGTTCTCCTGCTAACTGTGTAAAAGCTCCTCCGCCTTGATCGTCACTGTTTGAGGCTACCTCGTATATG
Protein-coding sequences here:
- a CDS encoding AraC family transcriptional regulator, translating into MKTKLHIKNMVCPRCIMVVENELKTLGAKVRDVKLGYADVIIPATLTLEQIDLQMKKFGFELIHDPEGILTEQIKIVILDYLKHVHSKGKGAKKLSEYISLQIGRNYNYLSKVFSKQTGDTLEKYYINLRVEKVKELLDYNELNVSEIAVNLGYSSVHYLSNQFKNVTGFSISDYKKKSGTDRTFLDGL
- a CDS encoding DUF3347 domain-containing protein, which encodes MSKKTIVVMAMALVSYGAFAQHDHGNHDDQKGMGQKMEPMFKDKDLGIAYGHYIHLKEALVASQMNEVRKAATKLEASLVSVDSGQEAKAEAANVVSAATLDGQRKAFASLSNEMSTLVKGGELSMGEIYLEYCPMANENTGAYWLSSEKEIKNPYFGDKMLKCGSVKETIN
- a CDS encoding efflux RND transporter periplasmic adaptor subunit produces the protein MNTNKKIIIIALSTLAIGLLLGWLIFGGSSSESKMDDEHQHTTEIAGETVWTCSMHPQIRQGEPGDCPICGMDLIPLDNDDGEELDPMAVSMSPTAMQLADIRTAAVGTMDPVKSVRLNGKVQEDERLVFSQSSHIPGRIEKLMVNFTGEFVRKGQAIAYIYSPDLVTAQEELFEAQKIKDTQPQLFNSAKEKLKNWKLSDSQVEQILKVGTPKEEFAVQADVSGYVTEKMVNLGDYIRKGEAIYEIADLSKVWVLFDVYESDMPWIKKGDKVNFTVASLPGETFEGKITFLDPVIDPKTRVAKARVEVPNKDNQLKPEMFASGTVEATLPKKSNNIVVPKTAVMWTGKRSVVYVKNTTSSGVSFMMRDVTLGPGLGDSFIVESGLEEGEEIAVNGTFSIDAAAQLAGKPSMMNPEGGPAMTGHNHGGMDTPASSGQVNKKETKPVSISQKAKEALRPLYTEYLKFKDALTADEFDQAQKAASDLKTTLDKVNMAAFTGESHNAWMSHSSDLKNALQHVQHLKTIAELRTTFQQVSEGMIAMTKAFKPMDQTLYVQFCPMADDNKGANWLSTEEEIRNPYFGESMLTCGEVQENIK
- a CDS encoding TolC family protein, which gives rise to MKIIVNIVILVFLGTSVSQAQVLDDYFKIAAENNPGLQAKYREFEAAIQKVEQVNTLPDPNFSFGYFISPVETRVGPQKARFSLTQMFPWFGTLRAQGNAAALMAEAKYQAFLDARNRLYYQVAAAYYPLYELNQWKEIERENIEILESYKTITNKKFENGVGTMVDFLRVDIMLKDATTNLSILNDKEAPLLTRFNKLLNREEDALVTVEDSLVAQALPDNFRKDSLLTNNPVLEELDLKIASSEASEEVAYKQGLPKFGVGLDYAIVGNRPEVELPDNGQDILMPMVSVSIPIFRSKYKAAVKEAQLMQESYSLQKKDFANTLTSNYEMAWFEIQQQQELIELYDQQIQESNQALNLLFTAYSNSGNEFEEVLRMQQQLLKYEKMKATAATQYQIALAKLNYLTAKTY
- a CDS encoding efflux RND transporter permease subunit; its protein translation is MLNKIIKYFLENKLVTVLILIGFIAWGIVTAPFGWQIGALPSDPVPVDAIPDIGENQQIVFTQWQGRSPQDIEDQISYPLTTYLLGIPGVKSIRSSSIFGFSSIFIIFSEDVEFYWSRSRILEKLSSLPSGLLPEGVQPALGPDATALGQVYWYTIEGRDKDGNPTGGWDLHEIRTVQDFYVKYGLNATEGVSEVASIGGFVQEYQIDVNPDALKAYDIPLHRVMQAVQKSNKDVGAKTIEINKAEYLVRGLGYIKKVEDIEKAVVAVQENVPIRIKDIGVVTLGPSTRRGLLDKDGAEVVGGVVVARYGANPLQVINNVKDKIKEIAPGLPKKTLADGRESQLTIVPFYDRSELIYETLGTLEEAISLQVLITILVVIVMVYNLRASFLISSILPIAVLMVFIAMRYFGVDANIVALSGIAIAIGTMVDLGVILSENIIKHIDEAPPGQKLIDTIYNGASEVGTAILTAVSTTIVSFIPVFTMQAAEGKLFGPLAFTKTFALVAALLVSLLIMPTLAHWFFGFKINNRFLKKYGGYALVLFGIIGLFTAQIWGGVLLVLFGAIAIVKNIFDAKKERFSRPVLFLFNYAELIIVLIGVTWLLAKYWLPLGASKSLLLNFVFVTLLVGFILGSFTLLEYYYKSILKWCLDNKITFLLIPTFLILLGANVWLGFNTIFGFIPKALDNLGWDVRTTTVWSGLTHTFPGVGKEFMPSLDEGSFLLMPTSMPHSGIEFNRKVVGQLDMLLTNIPEVELTVGKLGRVESALDPAPISMYENVINYKPEYMLSEKGHRIRFKVDKEDRFILNSGDSLSNEEAINRGVVLEELIPDDNGNYFRNWRPQIESPDDIWNEIVKVTKIPGVTSAPKLQPIETRLVMLQTGMRAPMGIKVYGPDLKTIEDFGLQLEEVLKNVPSVKAEAVFADRIVGKPYLHLNINRDEISRYGLNVEDVQQTIETAIGGMKITSTVEGRERFPVRVRYPRELRDDPEALGKILLPTPTGAQIPISQVVDFEYVRGPQAIKSEETFLVGYVLFDKRDGYSEVGVVNDAQAAIQERIDTGDLVVPAGVSYKFSGSYENQVRAEKRLSIIVPLVLGIVFLILYFQFKSVATSLMVFTGIAMAFSGGFIMLWLYGQTWFADFSLFGTNFRDLFQIHTINLSVAVWVGFIALFGIATDDGVLMATYLDQSFNRNKTDSLKGIRAATVEAGQRRIKPAVMTSATTIIALLPILTSTGRGADIMIPMAIPAFGGMFFAAVTFFIVPVLYAMREERKFKKTQP
- a CDS encoding HYC_CC_PP family protein; the protein is MKKTISITLLFILLIGNSGLAVATHYCGGSAVESQFVLGHAELNCGMSDMDKICENGSSEEKQIKKKPCCENEYQSLEMADEFQHQVFGSSLNLEFISTFVVTFTGRSFLSTKHKAEFTNYAPPLIERDIPVLVQSFLI